In Synechococcus sp. CC9616, the following are encoded in one genomic region:
- a CDS encoding amino acid ABC transporter substrate-binding protein, protein MNCRRPFALIGAIAALSSLAAGCATLDAGDRSRLDLVKQRGELICGVSGKIPGFSFLKTDGGYEGLDVDVCRAMAAAFLGEADKVQFRPLTAPERFTALRSGEIDLLSRNTTQNLSRDSVGGNGVSFGPVVFHDGQALMVKKGSGFNSLSDLSGEAICVGSGTTTEQNLNDAFEARKLPYTPIKYQDLNQVVGGYAQGRCAAMTSDRSQLAAARSGLPDPEQHVILDDRLSKEPLAPAVVGGDQSMADAMRWVVYALIEAEERGITQSNLDEILAKADADPSQASLRRFLGVDGGLGSKLGLPDDFVVQVIRSTGNYGEIYERHLGADSEVVIPRGSNRLSKDGGLMISPPFT, encoded by the coding sequence ATGAACTGTCGACGACCATTCGCTCTGATCGGTGCCATCGCAGCGCTGAGTTCTCTGGCTGCTGGGTGCGCCACTCTCGATGCTGGTGATCGTTCCAGGCTGGATCTCGTCAAGCAGCGCGGGGAACTGATCTGTGGTGTCAGCGGCAAGATTCCGGGCTTCAGCTTCCTCAAGACCGATGGTGGATATGAGGGCCTTGATGTGGACGTTTGCAGGGCCATGGCTGCTGCATTCCTTGGAGAGGCCGACAAGGTTCAGTTCCGTCCCCTCACCGCCCCGGAACGGTTCACGGCGCTTCGCTCCGGAGAGATCGACCTGTTGTCCCGCAACACCACGCAAAACCTGAGTCGTGATTCCGTGGGCGGCAACGGCGTCAGCTTCGGCCCTGTCGTCTTCCATGACGGTCAGGCTCTGATGGTGAAGAAGGGCAGCGGGTTCAACTCTCTGAGCGATCTCAGTGGTGAGGCGATCTGTGTCGGCTCCGGCACGACCACAGAGCAGAACCTCAATGACGCCTTCGAGGCCCGCAAGCTGCCTTACACCCCGATCAAATATCAGGATCTGAATCAGGTGGTGGGGGGATATGCCCAGGGACGTTGTGCTGCCATGACATCCGATCGTTCCCAGCTCGCTGCCGCGCGTTCGGGGCTGCCTGACCCTGAACAGCACGTCATTCTCGACGACCGTCTCAGTAAGGAACCCCTGGCCCCCGCTGTTGTGGGTGGAGACCAGTCCATGGCCGACGCGATGCGTTGGGTGGTCTATGCCCTGATCGAGGCTGAGGAGCGTGGCATCACCCAGTCCAACCTCGATGAGATCTTGGCCAAGGCGGATGCCGATCCCAGCCAGGCTTCACTGCGACGTTTCCTTGGAGTGGATGGCGGGCTGGGAAGCAAGCTTGGTCTCCCCGATGATTTTGTGGTTCAGGTGATTCGATCCACTGGCAACTACGGCGAGATCTATGAGCGCCATCTCGGGGCTGACAGTGAGGTGGTGATTCCACGCGGCAGCAATCGTCTTTCCAAAGACGGTGGCCTGATGATCTCTCCACCCTTCACCTGA
- a CDS encoding calcium-binding protein, with protein MGFPDDEYSNAFIMSGYDDFLSSLDDSGSDDSGTVGAVSLDEILYYGQDADWGWSRSDYLGLYKLSDNTVLLAAARPGVSLADQDLQILGEVSSDYEPEFLTDYWIALAGWRKGTNGHDSAEGFRVVYSNGDRNGYGDQYWLQTFEFYGDAFHEQSRAIGFPEPLGSTGLSRLEELHEFDINGDGSTGRKGLNSDETPGTSVGLTPGSGNTSTSSPNKPDTSDVQGLLDQLGSIGDSGNQPITINIVNNTNTGSGNITTGDINQGNTYITFTIGTINLNMNKAIYEPGRKSDVVEGTSRDDIIAAGPGKDTLIGGRGDDYFVVGSVDEDVKKKSIDVIKDFRGGDQIVLDDQAYDAIGDDIEVAVTDSKKELKSASKDDASIIYDQGKGKLFYDANGDKKGFGNDGGQILKLQGKPELEEDDFSYLDEKAESIDELIDAGVDSTPSTESSPDPADATIVPVNEV; from the coding sequence TTGGGCTTCCCCGATGATGAATACTCAAATGCTTTCATTATGTCTGGGTACGACGATTTTCTGAGTAGTCTTGATGATTCAGGCTCCGATGATTCAGGCACAGTAGGAGCAGTCAGTCTTGATGAAATTCTCTACTACGGCCAGGATGCCGATTGGGGCTGGAGTAGAAGTGACTACCTAGGGCTGTATAAATTATCTGACAACACTGTTTTGTTGGCCGCGGCACGACCGGGAGTGAGTCTGGCTGATCAGGATCTTCAGATTTTAGGCGAGGTTAGTAGCGATTATGAGCCTGAGTTTTTAACTGATTACTGGATTGCTTTGGCGGGTTGGCGAAAGGGCACGAATGGCCATGATTCAGCCGAGGGCTTCAGGGTCGTTTATTCAAACGGAGATAGAAATGGATACGGTGATCAGTATTGGTTGCAGACGTTTGAGTTCTATGGAGACGCCTTTCACGAGCAATCGAGAGCAATTGGTTTTCCGGAGCCGCTCGGTTCAACTGGGCTAAGCCGTTTAGAAGAATTGCATGAGTTTGATATCAATGGAGACGGCTCGACTGGACGTAAAGGATTGAACAGTGACGAGACTCCTGGAACCTCTGTTGGCCTGACTCCAGGATCAGGAAACACGTCGACGTCCTCGCCCAATAAGCCTGATACGAGTGACGTGCAGGGGCTGTTGGATCAGCTGGGTTCCATCGGTGATTCTGGAAATCAGCCGATTACTATCAATATCGTTAACAACACAAATACAGGTTCTGGCAATATAACGACGGGAGATATTAATCAAGGAAATACGTATATTACTTTTACGATCGGGACCATCAACCTTAATATGAATAAGGCGATTTACGAGCCGGGTCGTAAGTCGGACGTTGTCGAAGGAACATCTCGCGACGATATTATCGCCGCAGGTCCTGGTAAAGATACGTTGATAGGAGGTCGTGGAGATGATTATTTTGTTGTCGGATCTGTAGATGAAGATGTCAAAAAGAAAAGCATTGATGTGATTAAGGACTTCAGGGGTGGTGACCAAATTGTTTTGGATGATCAAGCCTATGATGCGATCGGAGATGATATTGAAGTTGCGGTTACTGATTCAAAGAAAGAGTTGAAGAGCGCCTCCAAAGACGACGCCTCGATTATTTATGATCAAGGCAAAGGTAAATTGTTTTATGATGCCAATGGCGATAAGAAAGGATTTGGTAATGACGGCGGGCAGATTCTCAAACTGCAAGGAAAGCCAGAGCTTGAAGAAGATGATTTCTCCTACCTTGACGAAAAAGCTGAGTCGATTGACGAACTCATTGATGCTGGAGTGGATTCCACGCCATCAACAGAGTCGTCCCCTGATCCTGCTGACGCCACCATCGTTCCCGTGAACGAGGTGTGA
- a CDS encoding amino acid ABC transporter permease, giving the protein MNRWLDRFISAVVLALVGWAAASLLHWLVTGAAWSVVESNLSLYAVGSYPEAERWRPLLWIALLLLMTLVTLLGPRSGWLRRALPALWMAMVPIGVVLLAGGLGLLPVASRDWGGLSLTLLLTAGSGVLALPFGVMLAMGRQSALPVLRFASAAYIETMRAVPLIAVLFFGQLLIPLFLPVGLELNRVLRAVVAFAVFAAAYIAEDVRGGLQAIPPTQVEAAAVLGLSPLQTMQLVVLPQALRIALPALTNQAVGLLQNTSLLAILGLVELLGISRSLLANPAFIGRYLEVYVWLAAVYWLVCTAMALLARHLEIQLDPVRSSR; this is encoded by the coding sequence ATGAATCGCTGGCTGGACCGTTTCATCAGTGCTGTTGTGCTAGCTCTGGTCGGCTGGGCTGCTGCATCGCTTCTCCATTGGCTGGTCACCGGAGCGGCCTGGTCTGTGGTGGAGTCCAATCTCTCTCTGTACGCGGTGGGTAGCTATCCGGAGGCGGAGCGCTGGCGACCACTGCTCTGGATTGCGTTGTTGCTGCTGATGACGCTGGTCACCCTGCTGGGGCCCCGTTCCGGCTGGCTGCGACGTGCACTCCCCGCCCTTTGGATGGCGATGGTGCCGATTGGTGTTGTTCTGCTGGCGGGTGGTCTGGGACTGCTGCCCGTGGCATCACGGGACTGGGGTGGCCTCAGCCTGACGCTGTTGCTCACGGCAGGGAGCGGCGTTCTGGCCCTCCCGTTCGGCGTGATGCTGGCTATGGGCCGTCAGAGCGCACTGCCCGTTCTGCGTTTCGCCAGTGCGGCCTACATCGAAACGATGCGTGCAGTCCCCCTAATTGCGGTGCTGTTTTTCGGTCAGCTTTTGATTCCCTTGTTTCTGCCCGTCGGGTTGGAACTCAATCGGGTGCTGCGGGCCGTGGTGGCCTTCGCTGTGTTTGCAGCGGCCTACATCGCTGAAGATGTGCGCGGTGGTCTGCAAGCGATTCCCCCCACTCAGGTGGAAGCAGCTGCAGTGCTGGGCCTTTCGCCGTTGCAGACCATGCAGCTTGTTGTGCTCCCCCAGGCGCTGCGCATCGCCTTGCCAGCCCTTACCAACCAGGCGGTGGGTCTGCTCCAGAACACCAGCCTTCTGGCGATTCTTGGGCTTGTGGAGCTGCTTGGCATCAGCCGAAGCCTGCTGGCCAATCCCGCGTTCATTGGGCGCTATCTGGAGGTTTATGTGTGGCTTGCCGCTGTCTACTGGCTGGTCTGCACTGCCATGGCACTGTTGGCACGTCATCTTGAAATCCAGCTCGACCCTGTTCGTTCCTCTCGCTGA
- a CDS encoding ABC transporter permease subunit (The N-terminal region of this protein, as described by TIGR01726, is a three transmembrane segment that identifies a subfamily of ABC transporter permease subunits, which specificities that include histidine, arginine, glutamine, glutamate, L-cystine (sic), the opines (in Agrobacterium) octopine and nopaline, etc.), with protein MRLFSSRRELWIQVVLVLGVLGVLALLVNNLAVNLIRTGLGLSFSWLGRPAGFALGESALPYSPSDSYAWALTVGWFNSLKVILAGLVLSTLLGVLAGAARSSSNRLLRQLAAGYVALIRQVPLLLQLLFWYFVAFLGLPENPLGGLIELSNQGIQLLGLKLSVEFCAVLTGLTVFTGASIAEVVRGGINAVPRGQWEAYRSLGLSEGLGMRRIVLPQALPAILPALTSQYLNLAKNSTLAIAVGYADLYAVSDTSITQTGRAIEGFLLLLISFLLFNLLISGGMTALNSIVLGRVRRGR; from the coding sequence ATGCGGCTGTTCTCCAGCAGGCGAGAACTCTGGATCCAGGTGGTCCTGGTCCTTGGTGTGCTCGGCGTGTTGGCGCTGCTGGTGAACAATCTCGCCGTCAATCTGATCCGCACAGGCCTTGGGCTCAGTTTCAGCTGGTTGGGTCGACCCGCGGGCTTTGCCTTAGGGGAGAGTGCGCTCCCCTACAGCCCCTCCGATTCCTACGCCTGGGCACTCACCGTGGGCTGGTTCAACAGCCTCAAGGTGATCCTGGCCGGGCTGGTGTTGTCCACGTTGTTGGGCGTGTTGGCTGGAGCGGCCCGCAGCAGCAGCAACAGGCTGCTGCGCCAGCTTGCGGCTGGCTATGTGGCTCTGATTCGTCAGGTTCCGCTGTTGCTGCAGCTGTTGTTTTGGTATTTCGTGGCGTTCCTTGGCTTGCCGGAGAACCCGCTGGGCGGCCTGATCGAACTCTCGAACCAGGGCATCCAGTTGCTGGGCCTGAAGCTGAGTGTGGAGTTCTGCGCCGTGCTCACCGGTTTGACCGTGTTCACAGGGGCCTCGATCGCGGAGGTGGTGCGCGGTGGGATCAACGCTGTGCCGAGGGGGCAATGGGAGGCCTATCGCAGCCTGGGCCTCAGTGAGGGCCTGGGAATGCGCCGCATCGTTCTGCCGCAGGCCTTGCCGGCGATCCTCCCTGCTCTCACCAGCCAGTACCTCAATCTCGCCAAGAACAGCACCCTGGCGATTGCTGTGGGTTATGCCGACCTCTATGCGGTGAGCGACACCTCGATCACGCAAACAGGCCGTGCGATTGAGGGCTTTCTTCTGCTGTTAATCAGCTTTTTGCTGTTCAACTTGCTGATCAGCGGTGGGATGACGGCTCTGAATTCCATCGTCTTGGGGCGTGTGAGGAGAGGTCGCTGA
- a CDS encoding FAD-binding protein: MSDLFNPQAADASVSGLLSPGPQELSDLLRGWRGSKPLLVCGGGTTSRCASDGHWTLDLRPGFETRSLVPAIPAIRIGGGCRMGEVLDHLATQGLTLPGGLSGLPGLGYVLTGGIGPLARTNGLAIDRLLQICGVWGNGDPFVLDRSDDRHWRALCGAAPFLGVVTEVSMATSPLRPLWIEQGSMPPADLPQRMLKAESSPDCESLQWHWAEDEQLRWLHVSQQPAASAVRIGGLHQLPSLSGAPSANERLHAEVIGLLGPAAATGWNDVMPALKRLMRSRPHPGCSLSAQQLGGATTLVPPQATAFVHRDAVWKPWITAMWPAGDLTLRARSLSWLEELWALLIPICPGVHLAQLHHHLPFHQRELRLAYGDHLEDLRDLKARLDPNGNLPAL; this comes from the coding sequence ATGTCCGATCTGTTCAATCCGCAGGCAGCTGATGCATCGGTGTCCGGGCTTCTCTCACCTGGTCCGCAAGAGTTGTCCGATCTGCTGCGTGGCTGGAGAGGTTCGAAACCTCTGCTGGTCTGTGGTGGAGGCACCACGTCCCGTTGTGCCTCCGATGGGCACTGGACCCTCGATCTGAGGCCCGGATTCGAGACGAGGTCGCTTGTTCCAGCGATCCCTGCGATCCGTATCGGTGGGGGCTGTCGGATGGGCGAGGTGTTGGATCACCTGGCCACCCAGGGGCTCACGCTTCCGGGAGGACTCTCTGGATTGCCAGGACTCGGTTACGTCCTCACCGGCGGAATCGGACCTCTGGCGCGGACCAACGGACTGGCCATTGATCGCTTGCTTCAGATCTGTGGCGTCTGGGGGAACGGCGATCCTTTCGTTCTGGATCGATCCGATGACCGCCACTGGCGAGCCCTGTGTGGTGCAGCCCCCTTCCTTGGGGTTGTGACCGAAGTCAGCATGGCAACGTCACCGTTGCGTCCGCTTTGGATCGAACAGGGTTCGATGCCACCAGCCGATCTTCCGCAGCGGATGCTCAAGGCTGAGAGTTCACCGGACTGTGAGTCACTCCAGTGGCACTGGGCAGAAGACGAGCAGCTGCGCTGGCTGCACGTGTCCCAGCAGCCTGCAGCATCGGCTGTGCGAATCGGGGGTTTGCATCAGCTGCCGTCGCTGAGCGGAGCACCGTCAGCCAACGAGCGGTTGCATGCTGAGGTGATCGGTCTGCTGGGACCAGCTGCGGCCACTGGCTGGAACGACGTGATGCCGGCACTGAAACGCCTGATGCGATCTCGCCCTCATCCCGGTTGCAGCCTGTCCGCTCAGCAACTTGGAGGGGCGACCACGCTCGTGCCACCCCAGGCGACGGCGTTCGTTCATCGAGACGCCGTCTGGAAGCCATGGATTACGGCGATGTGGCCCGCGGGGGACTTGACTCTGCGTGCGCGCAGCCTGTCCTGGCTTGAAGAACTCTGGGCTCTGCTCATACCGATCTGCCCTGGTGTGCATCTCGCCCAGCTGCATCACCACCTTCCTTTTCATCAGCGGGAGCTGAGGCTGGCCTATGGCGATCATCTTGAGGACTTGCGCGATCTGAAGGCTCGACTCGATCCGAATGGCAACCTGCCGGCGCTCTGA
- a CDS encoding AEC family transporter, whose product MLEFLKDLLPCLLIGFWLGRRYPGRSGVLATPLVRYGVPLSVMGLLLKGGLGPRVLLAAVLAAGVIGSVLLLARWIVPLRHLLHGPCGQLGCCVGNTAYFGVPAALALLPASALPITIGYDLGATLLAWSVGPLLIAGESSDGSGLWSRLLKALRGSPAVPGLIGALLVQLTPWVDRVATVLWWPSRAVILLALIVVGMRLGSLSLSTNQSDTRLPLLLPALVGKLVLFPLLLLLVGLVLGLDPVMIQAITLQGAAPTAISVLLIAEAVGRDQAIAAGLVLWSTLLALLSSPLWGYGLVVLFQGG is encoded by the coding sequence TTGCTCGAATTCCTCAAGGACCTTCTGCCTTGTCTACTGATCGGCTTCTGGCTTGGGAGGCGCTACCCGGGACGTTCCGGCGTCCTGGCAACCCCGCTTGTGCGTTATGGGGTGCCGCTCAGTGTGATGGGGCTGCTTCTCAAGGGGGGGCTGGGGCCTCGCGTTCTGCTGGCCGCTGTCCTTGCGGCGGGTGTGATCGGCAGCGTTCTCCTGCTCGCTCGATGGATCGTCCCGCTCCGCCATCTCCTGCATGGTCCCTGCGGACAGCTCGGCTGCTGCGTCGGCAACACGGCTTACTTCGGTGTCCCTGCGGCCTTGGCGCTGCTCCCAGCGTCTGCGCTGCCAATCACCATCGGCTACGACCTCGGCGCCACGTTGCTGGCCTGGTCCGTTGGCCCTTTGCTGATTGCCGGGGAGAGCAGTGATGGCAGCGGTCTATGGAGCCGATTGCTGAAGGCGCTGCGAGGTAGCCCGGCTGTGCCTGGCTTGATTGGTGCCTTGCTGGTGCAGCTCACGCCATGGGTTGACCGGGTCGCAACCGTGTTGTGGTGGCCATCTCGCGCGGTCATTCTTCTTGCCCTCATCGTTGTGGGCATGCGGCTTGGATCGCTCTCGCTGTCCACGAACCAGTCCGACACCCGACTCCCTTTGCTCCTGCCTGCCCTTGTGGGGAAACTCGTTCTCTTCCCGCTGTTGTTGCTGTTGGTCGGGCTCGTGCTCGGGCTGGATCCGGTGATGATTCAGGCGATCACGCTTCAGGGAGCGGCACCGACAGCCATTTCAGTGCTGTTGATCGCGGAAGCTGTTGGTCGCGACCAGGCGATTGCAGCCGGCCTCGTGCTGTGGAGCACGCTGTTGGCCCTCTTGAGTTCACCCTTGTGGGGATATGGCTTGGTTGTGTTGTTCCAGGGGGGCTAA
- a CDS encoding amino acid ABC transporter ATP-binding protein — MTVAIRATDLVKSFSPGQRALDGVSLEVRSGEVLVVMGPSGSGKSTLIRTFNGLESLNSGQLDVLGIPLDASYDPRQVREIRRRVGMVFQQFNLFPHLSVVENITLAPMKVQQRSLLEAEERAIELLDQMGIRDQARKFPGQLSGGQQQRVAIARALALDPEIMLFDEPTSALDPERVKEVLDAMRQLARGGMTMVVVTHELGFAREVADRVMFMDEGRVVETSDPETFFSNAREERSRRFLSQMSG, encoded by the coding sequence ATGACCGTCGCCATCCGTGCCACCGATCTGGTGAAGAGCTTTTCACCAGGCCAGCGCGCTCTCGATGGCGTGTCTCTGGAGGTGAGGTCTGGCGAGGTGCTTGTGGTGATGGGGCCATCGGGTTCAGGCAAGAGCACCCTGATCCGCACCTTCAATGGCTTGGAAAGCTTGAACTCAGGGCAGCTGGATGTGTTGGGTATTCCGTTGGATGCCAGCTACGACCCACGGCAGGTGAGAGAGATCCGCCGTCGCGTCGGCATGGTGTTTCAACAGTTCAATCTTTTCCCCCATCTGTCTGTGGTGGAGAACATCACCCTTGCTCCAATGAAGGTTCAACAACGCAGCCTGTTGGAGGCCGAAGAGCGGGCGATTGAGCTGTTGGATCAAATGGGAATCCGAGACCAGGCGAGGAAGTTTCCAGGCCAGTTGAGTGGCGGCCAGCAACAGCGGGTTGCGATCGCCAGAGCCCTGGCGCTTGATCCCGAAATCATGCTTTTCGATGAACCCACCAGTGCTTTGGATCCGGAGCGCGTGAAAGAGGTGCTGGATGCCATGCGGCAGCTGGCCAGGGGTGGCATGACGATGGTGGTGGTCACCCATGAGCTTGGGTTCGCCAGAGAAGTGGCGGATCGGGTGATGTTCATGGACGAGGGCCGTGTGGTGGAGACGTCCGATCCGGAAACATTTTTCAGCAACGCCCGCGAAGAGCGCAGTCGCCGTTTTCTCAGTCAGATGAGCGGCTGA
- a CDS encoding sirohydrochlorin chelatase gives MAESSTERSQDRLGVLICGHGSRNRLAVEEFAQMVAALRPSLEPMPVEHGYLEFARPILRDGLDSLREKGVTRILAIPAMLFAAGHAKNDIPSVLNTYTAETGLPIDYGRELGVDRLMVAAAGARVRQTLETASNQVPLSETLLVVVGRGSSDPDANSNVAKVTRMLVEGFGFGWGETVYSGVTFPLVEPGLRHVVKLGFRRIIVAPYFLFSGVLVSRIRQHTERVAVDHPEVEFLSAGYLGDHPLVVDTFRERVDEVLRGDTAMNCSLCKYRAQVLGFEQDVGRAQESHHHHVEGIEESCTLCERECTGACQPDGRPIPHSHSHDHSLSHDHSLDHGHSHPPYPHADHPLGPTTLRSVDPLQNP, from the coding sequence TTGGCTGAATCCAGCACCGAACGATCCCAGGACCGACTCGGTGTTCTGATCTGCGGCCACGGGAGCCGCAACCGGCTCGCCGTCGAGGAATTCGCGCAGATGGTGGCCGCCCTGCGGCCAAGCCTGGAGCCCATGCCGGTGGAACACGGCTACCTGGAATTCGCCAGGCCGATCCTGAGAGATGGTCTCGATTCCCTCAGAGAGAAGGGTGTTACCAGGATTCTGGCGATACCGGCGATGTTGTTTGCAGCAGGGCATGCCAAGAACGACATTCCCTCCGTTCTCAATACCTACACCGCTGAAACGGGACTACCGATCGATTACGGCCGAGAACTGGGTGTGGACCGACTCATGGTTGCCGCCGCCGGGGCGCGAGTCAGACAGACCCTGGAGACCGCATCGAATCAGGTGCCTCTTTCGGAAACGCTTCTGGTGGTGGTGGGTCGGGGATCCTCCGATCCAGATGCCAACTCAAACGTCGCCAAGGTGACGCGGATGCTGGTGGAAGGCTTCGGCTTTGGCTGGGGAGAAACCGTCTATTCCGGCGTCACCTTTCCATTGGTGGAACCCGGACTGCGCCACGTGGTGAAACTGGGATTTCGCCGAATCATTGTGGCCCCCTACTTCCTGTTCTCCGGTGTGCTGGTGAGCCGGATCCGACAGCACACAGAACGGGTTGCCGTCGACCATCCCGAGGTGGAATTTCTCTCCGCTGGTTATCTGGGAGACCATCCGCTCGTGGTGGACACCTTCCGAGAACGCGTGGATGAAGTCCTGCGCGGGGATACGGCGATGAACTGCTCACTCTGCAAGTACCGCGCCCAGGTTCTGGGGTTCGAGCAAGACGTCGGGCGAGCCCAGGAAAGTCACCACCATCACGTCGAAGGAATTGAAGAAAGCTGCACCCTCTGCGAGCGGGAATGCACCGGAGCCTGCCAACCGGACGGACGCCCCATTCCGCACAGCCACTCCCATGACCACAGCCTCTCCCATGACCACAGCCTTGATCACGGCCACTCCCATCCGCCTTACCCCCATGCCGACCATCCCCTGGGTCCGACAACCCTGAGATCGGTCGATCCTTTACAGAACCCTTAA
- a CDS encoding SulP family inorganic anion transporter: MVQRSSSTLVSEWFNNPSKDLLSGLVVAFAMIPEAIAFSGIAGVDPQVGLFGAFCLSLTIAVVGGRRAMITSATGSTALLMTGLVSSGEAIGPGLGVQYLMVAGLVTGLLQILWGYLRLAYQMRFVPQGVLSGFVNALALLIFQAQLPQLGLDLHHSEASAALPHGGQIPIVWGLVVLGLLIIYGLPRLTRIVPSQLVAIVVLTAITLGLNLDLPSVDSLGKLPEGLPSFSIPFGEGGVPFNLETLGLVLPTALAISLVGLMETFLTQDILDDKTDITTDKNVEARGQGVANIVASLFGGMAGCALVGQSVMNIDNGGRTRLSTLFSGVSLLAMILLAGSWLKQIPMAALVAVMISIAVSTADLNGLRNLRRIPKSDTSVMLMTFAVTMLTTPHNLALGVLAGVALAGILFSRKVAKVIQVETIDLNDQERLYKVTGQLFFVSKVYFIQGFDLHDHRQRITIDMGSAHIWDQSGVAALDQVMRKFRLGGSQVDLVGLNDESLDLFERIGGQESAHA; the protein is encoded by the coding sequence ATGGTTCAACGATCCAGTTCAACGCTGGTGAGTGAATGGTTCAACAACCCCAGCAAGGATCTGCTGTCGGGCCTGGTGGTCGCCTTCGCCATGATTCCCGAGGCGATTGCCTTTTCAGGCATTGCCGGAGTGGATCCGCAGGTTGGTTTGTTCGGGGCTTTCTGCCTCTCCTTAACCATTGCCGTTGTCGGTGGACGCCGGGCAATGATCACCTCCGCAACAGGCTCAACCGCCCTTCTGATGACGGGGCTGGTCAGCTCGGGAGAGGCAATCGGCCCAGGCCTCGGGGTTCAGTACCTGATGGTGGCTGGTCTGGTGACGGGTTTGCTGCAGATTCTCTGGGGTTATTTGCGTCTGGCGTATCAGATGCGTTTCGTGCCCCAGGGGGTGCTGAGCGGCTTCGTCAACGCTCTGGCGTTGCTGATTTTCCAGGCTCAGTTGCCGCAGCTGGGTTTGGATCTGCATCACAGCGAAGCTTCAGCCGCACTCCCTCACGGTGGCCAGATTCCGATTGTCTGGGGGTTGGTGGTGCTTGGCCTTCTGATTATTTACGGCTTGCCTCGACTCACCCGCATCGTGCCGTCACAGCTGGTGGCGATTGTGGTGCTGACGGCCATCACCTTGGGCCTGAATCTGGATCTTCCCAGCGTCGACAGCCTGGGCAAGCTCCCGGAGGGGTTGCCGTCCTTCTCAATCCCCTTCGGCGAGGGAGGGGTTCCTTTCAATCTCGAGACACTTGGCCTGGTTCTCCCCACGGCCCTCGCGATTTCGCTCGTGGGTCTGATGGAGACGTTCCTTACGCAGGACATCCTGGATGACAAGACCGACATCACCACCGACAAAAACGTCGAGGCCCGCGGTCAGGGTGTGGCCAACATCGTGGCCTCGTTGTTTGGCGGTATGGCTGGCTGCGCTCTTGTCGGGCAGTCCGTGATGAATATCGACAACGGTGGGCGCACGCGCCTGTCCACCCTGTTTTCAGGGGTCAGCCTGCTGGCCATGATCCTGCTGGCGGGCTCCTGGCTCAAGCAGATCCCGATGGCGGCACTGGTGGCTGTGATGATCAGCATCGCGGTGAGCACAGCTGATCTCAACGGTTTGCGGAATCTGCGCCGTATTCCAAAGAGCGACACATCGGTGATGTTGATGACCTTTGCCGTCACCATGCTCACCACGCCCCACAACCTGGCTCTGGGCGTACTGGCTGGGGTCGCGCTCGCCGGAATTCTCTTCAGCCGCAAAGTGGCCAAAGTGATTCAGGTGGAGACCATTGATCTCAACGACCAAGAACGTCTGTACAAAGTGACGGGACAACTGTTCTTCGTCAGCAAGGTTTATTTCATCCAGGGGTTCGATCTGCATGACCATCGCCAGCGGATCACGATCGACATGGGTTCGGCCCACATCTGGGATCAAAGCGGAGTAGCTGCTCTTGATCAGGTGATGCGTAAGTTTCGCCTCGGTGGCTCTCAGGTGGACCTTGTTGGCCTGAATGATGAAAGCCTGGATCTGTTCGAACGGATCGGAGGTCAGGAATCAGCCCATGCCTGA